The region CGAAATGAAGGTGTTGGACAGCGGCGGCACGGCAACGCGCCCCGCCTGCGGCAGGATGGTGCGTTGCATGGCCTGACGCCAGCTCATGCCTGTCGAAAACGCGGCTTCCCACTGACCCTTTGGAACGGATGAGATGGCTGCGCGGATGATCTCGGACGTGTAAGCGCCGACATTCAACGTAAAGCCGATGAGCGCTGCCGGGAATGCATCCAGCAAAATGCCGATGCTGGGCAGGCCGTAGAAGATCACGAAAAGCTGGACCAGCAGCGGCGTGCCTCTGATGACCCAGACATAGAAACGCGCCAGCAATCGCAACGGCGTTGGTCCGAACAGCCGAGCGACTGCGGTTGCCAGCCCGAGGATCAATCCGAAAAAAAAAGAAAGCAATGTCAGTGGTATCGTGAACTTCACGCCAGCCCAGAGCAGGGTCGGCAAAGAGTCCATCATCAATTGCAGCCAATGCGGCACGGCGAGCCCCTCAATAAAAACGAAGTCCGGCGCGAACGCCGGACTGTCTGGTCTTGTTCTGATCATGGCCTATTTCCGCAGGGGAGAACAGGCCTGTATGACGCCTTACTTGGAGACGTCCTGACCGAAATACTTGTCGGAGATCGTCTTGTAGGTGCCGTCTGTCTTGATGTCGGCCAAGGCCTTGTTGATGGACGCCACCAGATCGTCGTCGCCCTTGCGCACAATGATGCCCGAGTAATCGGCATCGGCCTTTTCAGCAACGATCTTGACCGGCG is a window of Agrobacterium vaccinii DNA encoding:
- a CDS encoding amino acid ABC transporter permease, whose protein sequence is MPHWLQLMMDSLPTLLWAGVKFTIPLTLLSFFFGLILGLATAVARLFGPTPLRLLARFYVWVIRGTPLLVQLFVIFYGLPSIGILLDAFPAALIGFTLNVGAYTSEIIRAAISSVPKGQWEAAFSTGMSWRQAMQRTILPQAGRVAVPPLSNTFISLVKDTSLAAAITVPELFQSAQRIVANTYEPLILYIEAAIIYLALSSVLSTLQARLEVRFARYGGMMENSR